In the Helianthus annuus cultivar XRQ/B chromosome 11, HanXRQr2.0-SUNRISE, whole genome shotgun sequence genome, one interval contains:
- the LOC110890868 gene encoding cytochrome P450 71AV8 has product MDIQFPFSPLFLSIGLLLLFVLISVFKSFNSRDSNKNLPPQPWKLPLVGHIHHLLGAPPHQALRNIARKLGPIVRLQLGQVSAIIISSPTLAKEIMKNHDLSFANRAKVFTVEIVSYNYKDIAFTPYGDYWRQMRKICVLELLSARKVQSFRSIREQESWDLVDSIATQRSQTINLSDKIFTMINTIVTRLSVGSRCKDQAVLLALIQEAIELSGGFDVSDLFPSITILPLITGTRKKILNIHNRIDVILESIISEHRESRVNRTSDHANEEDLVDVLLRLKDEGGLEFPLSFDNIKGVILNMFVAGSDTSSVTIEWAMSELIKNPRVMKKAQDELRHVLKGKTKIHESDIEELDYLKLVIKETLRLHPPLPFLLPRECRESCEIGGFHIPVKTKVLINTWMIGRDPDYWIDPQSFIPERFSENSVNMMGTNFEYLPFGAGRRMCPAMLLGLANVELPLAMLLYHFDWELPNGQTYENFDMFESSGATLKRKNDLLLVSHPYNTKY; this is encoded by the exons ATGGATATCCAGTTTCCATTTTCTCCCCTTTTCCTCTCAATAGGCCTCCTCCTCTTGTTTGTACTAATCAGTGTGTTCAAAAGCTTCAACTCACGTGATTCAAACAAAAACCTTCCTCCACAGCCATGGAAGCTCCCTCTAGTTGGCCACATTCACCATCTCCTAGGAGCACCACCACATCAAGCTCTAAGAAACATAGCCCGAAAACTAGGACCAATTGTTCGTCTACAACTCGGCCAAGTCTCTGCTATCATAATCTCATCTCCTACTTTGGCAAAAGAGATTATGAAAAATCATGATCTCTCTTTTGCAAATAGGGCCAAGGTTTTTACTGTTGAGATCGTGTCGTACAACTACAAGGACATAGCATTCACTCCTTACGGTGATTACTGGAGACAAATGCGCAAGATATGTGTCTTAGAACTTCTAAGTGCAAGAAAAGTTCAATCATTTCGATCTATCCGTGAACAAGAGTCATGGGACCTGGTTGATTCCATTGCTACACAAAGATCTCAAACAATCAACCTCTCTGACAAGATTTTTACCATGATTAACACCATTGTAACCAGGCTTAGTGTTGGGAGTCGATGCAAGGATCAAGCCGTGCTTCTTGCATTGATTCAAGAGGCTATCGAGTTGTCTGGTGGTTTTGATGTTTCTGATCTCTTTCCGTCTATCACAATACTGCCTCTAATTACTGGCACAAGGAAAAAGATATTGAATATACACAACAGGATCGATGTGATTTTGGAAAGCATCATATCGGAGCACAGAGAAAGTCGTGTCAACAGAACTAGTGACCATGCGAACGAAGAAGATCTTGTTGATGTTCTATTGAGGCTCAAAGATGAAGGTGGTCTTGAGTTTCCATTAAGTTTTGACAACATCAAAGGCGTCATCCTG AATATGTTTGTAGCAGGCTCCGACACTTCTTCAGTGACAATCGAATGGGCGATGTCAGAGCTAATAAAGAATCCAAGGGTGATGAAGAAAGCACAAGATGAACTCAGACACGTACTTAAAGGAAAGACTAAAATCCACGAATCAGATATTGAAGAACTAGACTACCTTAAACTAGTCATTAAGGAAACTTTAAGGTTGCATCCTCCTCTTCCTTTTTTGTTACCTAGAGAGTGTCGGGAAAGTTGTGAGATCGGAGGATTCCATATACCAGTCAAAACTAAAGTTCTAATCAACACATGGATGATTGGACGAGATCCAGATTATTGGATTGACCCTCAAAGTTTCATTCCTGAGAGGTTTAGTGAGAATTCTGTTAACATGATGGGAACAAATTTTGAATATCTCCCGTTTGGGGCCGGAAGAAGAATGTGTCCGGCCATGCTCCTAGGCTTGGCGAATGTGGAGCTTCCGCTCGCGATGCTATTGTACCACTTCGATTGGGAACTTCCAAATGGACAAACATatgaaaattttgatatgttcgAGTCCTCTGGAGCTACTTTAAAGCGGAAGAATGACTTGCTTTTAGTTTCACATCCTTACAACACCAAATATTAG